From Sodalis glossinidius str. 'morsitans', the proteins below share one genomic window:
- a CDS encoding ogr/Delta-like zinc finger family protein, with product MMHCPLCGQAAHTRTRHYITTTRERYNQCTNINCGHTFITHETFTRSICVPRQIEPAPPHPSQSGQGMLQFG from the coding sequence ATGATGCATTGCCCCCTTTGCGGCCAGGCCGCCCATACCCGTACCCGCCATTACATTACCACCACCAGAGAGCGCTACAATCAATGCACTAACATTAATTGTGGTCACACCTTCATCACGCATGAAACCTTTACCCGTTCTATCTGTGTTCCCCGGCAGATAGAACCCGCCCCACCACACCCAAGCCAGAGCGGCCAGGGAATGCTACAGTTTGGATAG
- a CDS encoding phage tail protein, whose product MMMALGMFVFMPHTVPYQEFQHQMAWRHPSNSRIGRRPQSQFPGPDEETVTLSGVLLPEITGGRVSLMALQKMAETGKAWSLIEGNGAIHGMFVIENLSRIKSVFFSDGTARRIEFTLTLKRTDENLKEMFGDLSQQLNDLSGALSDTLGGLLS is encoded by the coding sequence ATGATGATGGCATTAGGCATGTTCGTTTTTATGCCGCACACCGTGCCCTATCAGGAATTTCAACACCAGATGGCCTGGCGTCACCCGTCCAACAGCCGGATAGGCCGCCGCCCGCAAAGCCAGTTCCCCGGCCCGGATGAAGAAACCGTCACCCTGAGCGGCGTCCTGTTGCCGGAAATCACCGGCGGCCGCGTCTCGTTAATGGCGCTGCAAAAGATGGCGGAAACCGGTAAAGCCTGGTCGCTGATTGAAGGTAACGGGGCTATCCATGGGATGTTTGTGATTGAAAACCTGAGCCGCATCAAAAGCGTGTTTTTTTCCGACGGCACCGCGCGGCGCATAGAATTTACCCTGACGCTTAAACGCACCGATGAAAACCTCAAAGAGATGTTCGGTGACCTGTCGCAGCAGCTGAACGACCTGAGTGGCGCACTCTCCGACACCCTGGGCGGGCTGCTATCATGA
- a CDS encoding phage major tail tube protein, producing the protein MALPRKFEAYRGAGMGGAVNVDMGLEDGELDAEITLGGIDPQIFRQWAITKADGIPLRFMGSYQRDDTGEIIAAEVVMRGCFAEFDFGNHKYGDNTQTKLSVKNVYYKLNLGGEVLIEIDTLNMVEVAGGDDRQAEHRRAIGL; encoded by the coding sequence ATGGCCTTACCACGCAAGTTTGAAGCGTATCGCGGTGCCGGCATGGGCGGCGCGGTGAATGTTGATATGGGGCTCGAAGACGGCGAGCTAGATGCAGAAATCACCCTGGGTGGTATCGATCCGCAGATTTTCCGCCAGTGGGCTATTACGAAGGCCGACGGTATCCCGCTGCGCTTTATGGGCAGCTACCAGCGTGACGACACCGGCGAAATCATCGCCGCTGAGGTGGTGATGCGCGGCTGTTTCGCTGAATTTGATTTTGGCAACCATAAATACGGCGACAACACCCAGACCAAGCTCAGCGTCAAAAACGTTTATTACAAACTGAACCTAGGCGGCGAGGTGTTGATTGAAATCGACACCCTCAATATGGTGGAAGTGGCCGGCGGTGACGATCGCCAGGCCGAACACCGTCGCGCCATTGGCCTGTAA
- a CDS encoding phage baseplate assembly protein V, which yields MVHLTFPDGAVMEYDPDTGALTARGIKTAQIQASESAAVTTPIVLVTASERITLDTPEVVCTQHLRARTLSITEGGTMQGTLTHSGGSLTSNGVTLDSHRQSGEGLSDMAHLRQSVADILQTPTGSRVMHRDYGSTLFALIDQPQTPALRLQIMAALYGALLRWEDRLTLTQLRLSSAASGKMTVDLVGQRTDTAAPLTLTLPLGG from the coding sequence GTGGTACACCTGACGTTCCCGGATGGCGCGGTGATGGAATACGATCCGGACACCGGCGCACTGACGGCGCGCGGCATCAAAACCGCCCAGATTCAAGCCAGCGAATCGGCCGCGGTGACGACCCCCATAGTCCTGGTGACCGCCAGTGAGCGTATCACGCTCGATACGCCGGAGGTCGTTTGCACCCAGCATCTGCGCGCCCGCACTCTCAGTATCACCGAGGGCGGCACGATGCAGGGCACCCTCACCCACAGCGGCGGTAGCCTGACCTCCAACGGCGTGACGCTGGACAGCCACCGGCAAAGCGGCGAGGGGCTGTCCGATATGGCCCATCTGCGCCAGTCAGTGGCTGATATCCTGCAAACGCCCACCGGTAGCCGCGTTATGCACCGGGACTACGGCTCGACACTCTTTGCGCTGATTGACCAGCCGCAGACGCCGGCATTAAGGCTGCAAATCATGGCCGCTCTCTACGGCGCGCTGCTGCGCTGGGAAGATCGCCTGACGCTCACCCAGCTCCGGCTATCCAGCGCGGCCAGCGGAAAAATGACGGTTGACCTGGTGGGACAGCGTACCGATACTGCCGCACCGCTCACCCTGACGCTGCCCTTAGGAGGATAA
- the osmE gene encoding osmotically-inducible lipoprotein OsmE — translation MSNKMVLALSAAAAISFLSGCTAYDRADSYVNKPVVSDVKKGMTKEQARAIGGVPATSSTMINARGTCDSYVLGNRNGKPINYFVSYDETGKVLNKGFQSCQEYDTNPQQGQ, via the coding sequence ATGAGTAATAAAATGGTTCTGGCTCTTTCCGCCGCTGCGGCGATTTCTTTCCTTTCCGGCTGTACCGCTTACGATCGCGCCGACAGCTATGTGAATAAGCCTGTCGTCAGCGATGTGAAAAAAGGCATGACCAAAGAGCAGGCGCGGGCCATCGGTGGTGTGCCGGCGACGTCCTCGACCATGATTAACGCGCGTGGGACCTGTGATTCTTACGTACTGGGCAACCGTAACGGCAAACCCATCAATTATTTCGTCAGCTATGATGAAACCGGTAAGGTCCTGAATAAAGGGTTCCAGAGCTGCCAGGAATACGACACCAATCCTCAGCAGGGCCAATAA
- the nadE gene encoding ammonia-dependent NAD(+) synthetase, producing MAIQQEIIAALGVKPTIDPAAEFRVSVEFLKAYLKKHIFVRTLVLGISGGQDSTLTGKICQQAISELRQETGIADYQFIAVRLPHGEQKDEADCKDAIAFIEPDRVITINIKSAIQASEATLSEAGIVLSDYVKGNEKARERMKAQYSIAGMTAGLVVGTDHAAEAVTGFFTKYGDGGTDINPLFRLNKRQGRALLQHLGCPEHLYLKAPTADLEEESPALPDETALGVTYEMLDDYLEGKTIDAAAARVIENWYLRTEHKRHPPVTVFDDFWK from the coding sequence ATGGCAATACAGCAAGAAATAATAGCGGCGCTGGGCGTGAAACCCACGATTGACCCGGCGGCCGAATTTCGGGTCAGCGTGGAGTTTCTCAAAGCCTACCTGAAAAAGCATATTTTTGTGCGCACCCTGGTGCTGGGCATCAGCGGCGGCCAGGATTCGACGCTGACGGGCAAGATCTGCCAACAGGCCATTAGCGAACTGCGGCAGGAAACCGGCATTGCCGATTACCAATTCATCGCCGTTCGCCTGCCCCACGGCGAGCAGAAAGACGAAGCGGACTGCAAGGACGCGATTGCGTTTATCGAGCCTGACCGGGTGATCACAATCAATATCAAAAGCGCCATCCAGGCCAGCGAAGCGACCCTGAGCGAGGCGGGTATCGTATTAAGCGATTACGTCAAAGGGAATGAAAAAGCCCGCGAACGCATGAAAGCGCAATACAGCATTGCCGGCATGACCGCTGGTCTGGTGGTGGGTACCGATCATGCCGCGGAGGCGGTGACCGGGTTTTTCACCAAGTACGGTGATGGCGGTACCGATATCAATCCCCTCTTTCGGCTGAATAAACGGCAGGGTCGCGCCCTATTGCAGCACCTCGGCTGCCCTGAGCATCTTTATCTGAAAGCACCGACTGCCGATCTGGAGGAGGAGAGCCCCGCATTGCCGGATGAAACAGCGCTGGGCGTCACTTACGAGATGCTCGATGATTATCTGGAAGGCAAAACCATCGATGCTGCCGCAGCGCGCGTGATTGAAAATTGGTATCTGCGCACCGAGCACAAGCGCCACCCACCGGTGACGGTCTTTGACGATTTCTGGAAATAG
- a CDS encoding LysR family transcriptional regulator: MLAHAEQQLGFALFDRLPSSLQPTPRAQRLMPEIEQLYLHLQRIDQLAQRLREPQPQQLRIGAAHAMGQVFMAQVLMDYRRLAPPLSAEVELVTGHQDTLCQDLLAERLDLVLAFGQSVAPGLTAEVPYRADMVLAGGGVGIVDTFTASRYAAQLQVVAIQEALPFEVQWLTTASQAAEPAVLLMRSIISRQREPWRDALHCARTRDVRAGWWQPSRGM; the protein is encoded by the coding sequence GTGCTGGCCCATGCCGAACAGCAACTCGGTTTCGCCTTGTTCGACAGGCTGCCTTCCAGCCTGCAGCCCACGCCGCGGGCACAGCGGCTAATGCCGGAAATCGAACAGCTTTATCTGCATTTGCAGCGTATCGACCAGCTTGCCCAGCGTTTGCGCGAACCGCAGCCGCAGCAGTTGCGCATCGGCGCTGCGCATGCGATGGGTCAAGTTTTTATGGCGCAGGTACTGATGGACTACCGTCGTCTGGCGCCGCCGCTGTCGGCGGAGGTAGAATTGGTGACCGGTCATCAGGATACCCTATGCCAGGATCTGCTGGCTGAACGGCTGGATCTGGTGCTGGCGTTTGGTCAATCGGTGGCGCCGGGCCTGACGGCAGAAGTGCCTTATCGTGCCGATATGGTGCTAGCCGGCGGCGGTGTGGGGATTGTCGATACGTTTACCGCCAGCCGCTACGCCGCGCAGTTGCAGGTGGTCGCAATCCAGGAGGCGCTGCCGTTTGAGGTGCAGTGGCTGACAACCGCGTCTCAGGCCGCCGAACCAGCGGTGTTGCTGATGCGCAGCATCATTAGCCGGCAACGGGAACCGTGGCGTGATGCGTTGCATTGTGCTCGGACACGGGACGTGAGGGCAGGCTGGTGGCAGCCTTCCCGTGGGATGTAA
- the spy gene encoding ATP-independent periplasmic protein-refolding chaperone Spy, which yields MRKLTAFALAITMMLGIVQLASAADTATAPAASESAKMYHHPKHGPMMEQMFKGLDLTTAQREQMRDIARDAMKNMKKPSADEHKQLHDVIAADNFDSSKAQALVTSMTQAQNERMLAHLEMQNKMYNVLTPTQKQEFNKKFEEHQTKIMEHGNN from the coding sequence ATGCGTAAATTAACTGCTTTCGCTCTGGCCATTACAATGATGTTAGGTATCGTCCAGCTTGCTTCCGCCGCCGATACGGCCACGGCGCCGGCCGCATCGGAGAGCGCAAAAATGTATCATCATCCGAAGCACGGACCGATGATGGAACAAATGTTCAAAGGCTTAGATTTGACGACCGCACAGCGGGAACAGATGCGTGATATCGCACGCGATGCGATGAAAAATATGAAGAAGCCATCGGCTGATGAACATAAACAGCTCCATGATGTCATCGCTGCCGATAATTTTGACAGTAGCAAAGCGCAGGCACTCGTCACCAGCATGACGCAGGCGCAAAATGAGAGAATGCTGGCCCATCTGGAAATGCAGAATAAAATGTATAATGTCCTGACGCCGACGCAGAAACAGGAATTCAATAAGAAATTTGAAGAGCATCAAACGAAAATAATGGAACACGGAAATAATTAA
- a CDS encoding acyltransferase family protein, translating to MTQLEKERFIGLEWLRFLLGCYVMIYHTAHHYPQFKAVFGLSELTSMGFFATSAFFALSGFLLAHVYVRGRRLREPASNFWRKRLFNLYPIHIVALLSSMLVVTLMQWLAIPPEGPGATIRFVVYDTNEVLGQTHPELFRHYMDNVQLAFNSVLQLLMLQAWNPYFLTFNAPLWSLSALFFFYLLFPWAAPRLMNVRNPWLWLGICMLAYLLPPVWVIWQQQFGMPYTGLLQRLPLFRVPEFFGGILAYALFKRIHQAGHVLSASARRAMVLFIVACFLTATVLFTHGPKYWYFLLHNGLLLPSQLMLLYLCALARNPDSAWLRHWSPRLGAASLSMFALHVPLYNLFMTVEQLVRGAPGQCLNQWSDCVAAAANVQLSLTGYALFLILTVTVCVLFQEQFVVRVRKRLVARFITPATARTGKTAIKTSGS from the coding sequence ATGACGCAACTGGAAAAGGAACGGTTTATCGGCCTGGAGTGGCTACGCTTCCTGCTTGGCTGTTACGTTATGATTTATCATACCGCCCATCACTATCCGCAATTCAAAGCGGTGTTCGGGCTGAGCGAGCTGACCAGTATGGGCTTTTTCGCCACCAGCGCCTTCTTCGCCCTGTCCGGATTTTTATTGGCCCACGTATATGTACGCGGCCGTAGACTGCGCGAACCGGCCAGCAATTTCTGGCGTAAACGGCTGTTCAATCTATATCCCATTCACATTGTGGCGCTGCTGTCGTCCATGCTGGTCGTCACCCTCATGCAATGGCTGGCAATACCGCCCGAAGGCCCCGGCGCGACAATCCGGTTTGTGGTTTATGACACCAATGAAGTGCTGGGCCAGACCCACCCGGAACTGTTCCGCCATTACATGGATAATGTTCAGTTGGCGTTCAACAGCGTGCTGCAGCTCTTGATGCTGCAGGCGTGGAATCCCTATTTTCTGACGTTTAATGCGCCGCTTTGGTCGCTGTCGGCGCTGTTTTTCTTTTACCTATTGTTCCCCTGGGCAGCGCCGCGGCTGATGAATGTGCGCAATCCCTGGCTCTGGCTCGGGATCTGCATGCTGGCCTATCTGCTGCCGCCGGTATGGGTTATCTGGCAGCAACAGTTTGGCATGCCATATACCGGACTGCTGCAGCGTCTGCCGCTGTTTCGCGTGCCGGAGTTTTTCGGCGGCATCCTGGCTTACGCCCTCTTCAAACGGATACATCAAGCAGGGCATGTGCTGTCGGCTAGCGCACGCCGAGCCATGGTCCTGTTTATCGTGGCGTGTTTCCTGACGGCCACCGTGCTGTTTACCCACGGCCCCAAATATTGGTACTTCCTGTTGCATAACGGTCTGTTGTTGCCGTCGCAGTTGATGCTTCTCTATCTGTGCGCGCTGGCGCGCAATCCGGACAGTGCCTGGCTGCGCCACTGGTCACCCCGCCTCGGCGCGGCCTCGTTGTCCATGTTCGCCCTGCATGTGCCGCTGTACAATTTGTTCATGACAGTGGAACAGTTGGTGCGGGGCGCTCCCGGACAGTGCCTTAACCAGTGGAGCGACTGCGTGGCGGCAGCCGCCAACGTGCAGCTGTCGTTGACCGGCTATGCCTTGTTTCTGATACTGACCGTGACGGTGTGTGTGCTGTTTCAGGAGCAATTTGTGGTGCGGGTCAGAAAACGGTTGGTGGCCCGCTTTATCACCCCCGCTACGGCGCGAACCGGCAAAACAGCGATAAAAACCAGCGGATCCTGA